TTATGATCCCCCATGGCACAGAAGACACTCTGAATTTTGTTTTAAAACCGGGAATCAGTATTGTTCAGATCCCACATGGAGTTTCTTATCATGGAAATACCATACATCTGGTGATCGGCATCTCAAGCCGTGAGGAAGATTCTCTGCAGGAGCTGATGCAGATTACTGATATTTTATTAAAACCTGAAAAATGCCATCAATTTTTAAATGCTTCTTCAAAACAGGAATTCATTGATATGATCAATCAGAATTATGTAGAAGAAGGAGAGTTGTAAAAATGAAAGAAAAAACTAGTATTTCACAAAAACTCCAGAAATTTGGTTCCGTTCTTGCAGGAATGGTTATTCCAAATATCGGAGCGTTTATCGGATTTGGTTTAATTACCGCATTCTTTTTGGAAACAGGATGGACTCCAAATGCAAAACTTGCAAAACTGATCAGTCCAATCTTAAATTACTTACTTCCAATCTTAATTGGACATACTGGTGGTAAAATGTTTGGTGGCGATCGTGGTGGAGTTATCGGTGCTCTCGTTACCATGGGTGCGATCGTAGCCGTTGACGGAACTCCAATGTTCTTAGCCGCTATGATCTTAGGACCTGTTGCTGGTGTTTGCATTAAGAAATTTGACCAGGCAGTGGATGGAAAAATCCCTTCTGGATTCGAAATGATCGTAAATAACTTCTCACTTGGTATTATCGGTGCTATCCTTTGCT
The sequence above is drawn from the Anaerostipes hadrus ATCC 29173 = JCM 17467 genome and encodes:
- a CDS encoding PTS sugar transporter subunit IIA, which encodes MASKLLSNEFQKHICLDYECTTIEEAIHKAGDLLVQVGCVKPPYINGMIRREQETSTDIGLGVMIPHGTEDTLNFVLKPGISIVQIPHGVSYHGNTIHLVIGISSREEDSLQELMQITDILLKPEKCHQFLNASSKQEFIDMINQNYVEEGEL